Proteins from one Mycoplasma sp. Pen4 genomic window:
- a CDS encoding ribonuclease J, whose protein sequence is MKPTQIFALGGAEEIGKSTLVIDHENHIFLIDSGIKFADTFNTGIKGIIPNYSYLNQKGKTIEGLFVTHGHEDHIGGIVYLVKQTSLKKIFAPRIAIQYLKLKFEEHRITKDIEFIEIHKSDVYDFPKGCKVDFWTAQHSIPDAFGVRLTTPNGSLMCTGDFRFDYTPIGNYTDFARLDEIGKDGLTALFSDSTNAMRPNHSPSESDILTDIENHMRSAKRKIIITSFASNLTRVKVIIELAAKLNKKVITFGRSMIQGVKIGRKLGYINVANEVLIDKKDLPNVKDSDLVILTTGSQGEQLAALSRMSFGKHATIKIMKNDMVIFSSSPIPGNRMIVELMVNRLYKLGAIIKENGVDGYLHTSGHAYKWEHDKIFQLTKPKYFMPYHGDYRMCLVHGQTAVENGVKPENVLIPAKGQVFEMYKGEIKLTDKKVDFGPIYIDGNSILSTSGKILEERSQLKNGGFVNIIFLLDKEKNAIVTRPQIVTRGSFFVKTSKELIEESKRVAHGAVLYHIKNNKTWTTQELEKIIQERLSSLFYKEKRRNPIIIPTIMYTNEETDPKFKKVKVKFSNSSNSNDETISNLKPSKVAKLAPKADDKKLKKSQKQQLKDIKQIMFDDAKIDELELDEEDEI, encoded by the coding sequence ATGAAACCAACACAAATATTCGCACTAGGTGGAGCAGAAGAAATTGGTAAGTCAACTTTAGTTATCGATCATGAAAACCACATTTTCTTAATTGACTCAGGTATTAAATTTGCCGATACTTTTAATACTGGTATTAAGGGGATTATTCCTAATTATTCATACTTAAATCAAAAAGGTAAAACAATTGAAGGTTTATTTGTTACACACGGTCACGAAGATCATATTGGTGGGATTGTTTATTTAGTTAAACAAACTTCACTTAAAAAGATTTTTGCACCTAGAATTGCAATTCAATATTTAAAACTTAAATTCGAAGAACACAGAATTACTAAAGACATCGAATTTATCGAAATTCACAAAAGTGATGTTTATGACTTTCCTAAAGGATGTAAAGTTGATTTCTGAACTGCACAACACTCAATCCCAGATGCATTTGGAGTGAGATTAACAACACCAAATGGTTCATTAATGTGTACGGGTGATTTCAGATTTGATTACACACCAATTGGAAACTATACTGATTTCGCTAGATTAGATGAAATTGGTAAAGATGGTCTTACAGCTTTATTCTCAGATTCAACAAATGCAATGCGTCCAAATCACTCGCCTTCTGAATCAGATATTTTAACTGACATTGAAAACCACATGAGATCAGCAAAAAGAAAGATTATTATTACATCTTTTGCCTCAAACTTAACTCGTGTTAAAGTAATTATTGAACTTGCAGCTAAATTAAACAAAAAAGTCATCACATTCGGTCGTTCAATGATTCAAGGGGTTAAAATTGGAAGAAAATTAGGCTACATCAATGTTGCTAATGAGGTTTTAATTGATAAAAAAGATTTACCAAATGTTAAAGACTCTGATTTAGTTATTTTAACAACTGGTTCACAGGGTGAACAACTTGCAGCTTTATCAAGAATGTCTTTTGGTAAACATGCAACAATTAAGATCATGAAAAATGATATGGTTATTTTCTCATCAAGTCCAATTCCGGGTAATAGAATGATTGTTGAATTAATGGTTAACCGTTTATACAAACTTGGTGCAATCATTAAAGAAAATGGTGTGGATGGATATTTACATACATCAGGACATGCTTATAAGTGAGAACATGATAAAATTTTCCAATTAACTAAACCAAAATACTTTATGCCATATCACGGTGATTATCGTATGTGTCTTGTGCATGGTCAAACTGCTGTTGAAAATGGTGTTAAACCTGAAAATGTTTTAATTCCAGCAAAAGGACAAGTGTTTGAAATGTATAAAGGTGAGATTAAATTAACTGATAAAAAAGTTGATTTTGGTCCAATTTATATCGATGGAAATTCTATTTTATCAACATCAGGGAAAATTCTTGAAGAACGTTCACAACTTAAAAATGGTGGTTTTGTAAATATTATTTTCTTATTAGATAAAGAAAAAAATGCAATTGTTACTAGACCACAAATTGTAACTAGAGGTAGTTTCTTTGTTAAAACATCAAAAGAATTAATCGAAGAATCAAAAAGAGTTGCTCATGGTGCTGTTTTATACCACATTAAAAACAACAAAACATGAACAACACAAGAACTTGAAAAAATTATTCAAGAAAGACTTTCATCTCTATTTTATAAAGAAAAACGTCGTAATCCAATCATTATCCCAACTATAATGTATACAAATGAAGAAACAGATCCAAAATTCAAAAAAGTAAAAGTTAAATTCTCAAATTCATCAAATAGTAATGATGAAACAATTTCAAATTTAAAACCATCTAAAGTGGCAAAACTCGCACCAAAAGCAGATGATAAGAAACTTAAAAAATCACAAAAACAACAACTTAAAGACATTAAACAAATTATGTTTGATGATGCAAAAATTGATGAACTTGAATTAGATGAAGAAGATGAAATTTAA
- the rlmD gene encoding 23S rRNA (uracil(1939)-C(5))-methyltransferase RlmD has translation MSKLIKNQVIKIECQDLTYEGLGVNREFNKPIFIYDFFPGEIADVLVTDVLSKFAFGKVIKLHKSSDNRKDQRYECIYSAHLINYKYDAQVEFKNNYFKNLLNRNLITDLNELDSIYHDLYKSPKELNYRNKCTYPLNIIDNKIQATEIITGTHKTIKTDSFVQNQEVLNETLNKILDIMNETFKDYVIDLKGNKIDNFNASIVLRCNNKNLISAQLISKCPDFLSQELIKEILEIKSIANFEYIPFNHKYPFKTKYNKEKFLMSLNQKDFCIDINGFFQINNDVADHIFNLMKNKVNELQPKHIIDAYCGAGAISQIVGNPDTKINGFDISPESIFTARVNAKNNNVKGEYIVGDANRFIQKLNKNNLDFSKSLLILDPPRAGIEKEMINFIKTNNPKNIIYMSCDARTLIRDIKEINDLYELEYIQGFDMFPNTHHFEVLSFLKLK, from the coding sequence ATGTCAAAACTAATTAAAAATCAAGTCATCAAAATTGAATGTCAAGATTTAACTTATGAAGGTTTAGGAGTTAATCGTGAATTCAATAAACCTATTTTTATTTATGATTTCTTCCCAGGTGAAATTGCTGATGTTTTAGTAACTGATGTTTTATCTAAATTTGCCTTTGGTAAAGTGATAAAACTTCACAAAAGTAGTGATAACAGAAAAGATCAAAGATATGAATGTATTTATTCTGCACATTTAATTAACTACAAATATGATGCACAAGTAGAATTTAAAAATAACTATTTTAAAAACTTATTAAATCGTAATTTAATTACTGATTTAAATGAATTAGATTCTATTTATCATGATTTATATAAATCACCAAAAGAACTTAATTATAGAAATAAATGTACATACCCATTAAATATTATTGACAATAAAATTCAAGCTACAGAAATAATAACAGGTACACATAAAACAATTAAAACAGATAGTTTCGTGCAAAACCAAGAAGTTTTAAATGAAACGTTAAATAAAATATTAGATATTATGAATGAAACCTTTAAAGACTATGTTATAGATTTAAAAGGTAATAAAATTGATAATTTTAATGCTTCAATAGTATTACGTTGCAATAATAAAAATTTAATTTCAGCACAATTAATTTCTAAGTGTCCAGATTTCTTATCACAAGAATTAATTAAAGAGATTTTAGAGATCAAAAGTATAGCTAATTTTGAATATATACCTTTTAATCATAAATATCCATTTAAGACAAAATATAATAAAGAAAAATTCTTAATGTCATTAAATCAAAAAGACTTTTGCATAGATATAAACGGTTTCTTTCAAATTAATAATGATGTAGCAGATCATATCTTTAATTTAATGAAAAATAAAGTTAATGAGTTGCAACCAAAACATATTATTGATGCATATTGTGGCGCTGGAGCAATATCTCAGATAGTTGGTAATCCAGACACAAAAATAAATGGTTTTGACATTTCACCAGAATCAATATTTACAGCTAGAGTAAATGCTAAAAACAATAATGTAAAAGGTGAATACATTGTTGGTGATGCGAATAGATTTATTCAAAAACTAAATAAAAACAACTTAGATTTCTCTAAGTCATTATTAATTTTAGATCCACCTAGAGCCGGTATTGAAAAAGAAATGATCAACTTTATCAAAACAAATAATCCAAAAAACATCATCTATATGTCTTGCGATGCAAGAACACTAATTAGAGATATTAAAGAAATAAATGATTTATATGAATTAGAATATATTCAAGGTTTTGATATGTTTCCAAATACACATCACTTTGAAGTTTTATCATTCTTAAAATTGAAATAA
- the rsmD gene encoding 16S rRNA (guanine(966)-N(2))-methyltransferase RsmD, whose protein sequence is MIRIIAGELRGLQIEQPSDKFTRPTTDRVREAVFSSIQFKVVDTNCLDLFTGSAAWAIESISRGAKSVDAIELNREVFEVAKKNILKTKTQDKINLIKADALDFVSRTSQKYDFVYIDAPYREYELVNKILSELAQRDILEEGFEIIIETDDPRELVIPDKFTEFKNKKYGKIHILYLCQN, encoded by the coding sequence ATGATTAGAATTATCGCAGGAGAATTACGTGGTTTACAAATAGAACAACCATCTGATAAATTTACAAGACCAACAACAGATAGAGTAAGAGAAGCAGTATTTTCAAGTATTCAATTTAAGGTTGTTGATACCAATTGTCTTGATTTATTCACTGGTTCAGCAGCATGAGCTATTGAAAGCATCAGTCGTGGTGCAAAAAGTGTTGATGCAATCGAATTAAATAGAGAAGTTTTTGAAGTTGCAAAAAAGAATATTTTAAAAACTAAAACACAAGACAAAATTAACCTTATCAAAGCAGATGCTTTAGATTTTGTTTCAAGAACATCTCAAAAATATGATTTCGTATATATTGATGCACCTTATAGAGAATATGAATTAGTAAATAAAATACTTTCAGAACTAGCACAAAGAGATATTCTTGAAGAAGGTTTTGAAATAATCATTGAAACTGATGATCCAAGAGAATTGGTTATCCCTGATAAATTCACTGAATTCAAAAACAAAAAATATGGGAAAATTCACATTTTATACTTATGTCAAAACTAA
- the trmB gene encoding tRNA (guanosine(46)-N7)-methyltransferase TrmB has protein sequence MRLRFDKTAEENIRKSPYFLNEFPIKLQANDVLEIGAGKGEMIAQLAKMNPNTRYIAFEKYPTVANKIIKKIDENNLTNLYVVTKDAKDLNELFEGNIDTIWLTFSDPWPKNAHEKRRLTYKTFLAQYAPLLGENGKLYFKTDNDKLFEYSVESLQLNNWEIIDQTTDLHNSKYAANNVQTGYETKWSQLGKNINFLIAKPKR, from the coding sequence ATGAGATTAAGATTTGACAAAACAGCAGAAGAAAATATTAGAAAATCACCTTACTTTTTAAATGAATTTCCAATTAAATTACAAGCTAATGATGTGCTTGAAATTGGAGCAGGTAAAGGTGAAATGATTGCACAGTTGGCTAAAATGAACCCAAATACAAGATACATTGCATTTGAAAAATACCCAACTGTAGCAAATAAAATTATTAAAAAAATTGATGAAAATAATTTAACAAATTTATATGTAGTTACAAAAGATGCTAAAGACTTAAATGAACTTTTTGAAGGGAATATCGACACAATTTGACTTACATTTAGTGACCCATGACCCAAAAACGCTCATGAAAAAAGACGTTTAACATACAAAACATTTTTAGCACAATATGCACCATTACTTGGTGAAAATGGAAAATTATATTTCAAAACTGATAATGATAAATTATTTGAATATTCAGTTGAATCATTACAACTTAATAATTGAGAAATCATTGACCAAACAACAGATTTACATAACTCTAAATATGCCGCAAATAACGTGCAAACAGGTTATGAAACTAAGTGATCCCAATTAGGTAAAAACATTAATTTCTTAATTGCAAAACCTAAAAGATAA
- a CDS encoding M48 family metallopeptidase produces MFKISCHPDQDQIIIFGTICKFKWLFISGYGKDNYIYDSQNKKLTIFCDLKHKENPLKLKTILIATLKDILLKYIIDRQTYFSKIMNVEDSTISSIGAIETWTLGANTIKRIAGNIKAHTIRYSGRLICFDKEIIDAVIIHELGHNKHRNHSRDFWNFLESCFNGYIEYNKTLNKIAFTARKSSAKVVFELVQYDDE; encoded by the coding sequence ATGTTTAAAATATCTTGTCACCCAGACCAAGATCAAATAATTATTTTTGGAACTATCTGCAAGTTTAAATGGTTATTTATCAGTGGTTATGGTAAAGATAATTATATTTATGATTCGCAAAATAAGAAATTAACTATTTTTTGTGATTTAAAACATAAAGAAAACCCACTTAAACTCAAGACGATTTTAATCGCTACATTAAAGGATATTTTGCTCAAATATATCATTGATAGACAAACGTATTTTTCAAAAATAATGAATGTTGAAGATTCTACAATTTCTAGTATCGGAGCTATCGAGACTTGAACACTAGGCGCAAATACTATTAAACGTATTGCTGGTAATATCAAAGCACACACAATTAGATATTCTGGTCGTTTAATTTGTTTTGATAAAGAAATTATTGATGCTGTGATAATTCATGAATTAGGTCATAATAAACATCGTAATCATAGCAGGGATTTTTGAAACTTCCTTGAGAGTTGTTTTAATGGGTATATTGAGTACAATAAAACCTTAAATAAAATTGCATTTACAGCAAGAAAAAGTAGCGCTAAAGTTGTCTTTGAATTAGTGCAATATGATGATGAATAA
- a CDS encoding glycosyltransferase, whose product MRLSIISLVGDDSKQVASYLESLKNQENQNFEVVLCINKKTQAKAIYQVVQEYYHFFGSRLIVIYNTKENSYQFNLVSAFRVIKGDFVTIKNSEVVLKRTFVDDLLTQAVRFNVDVLEFKPRLVGSIRFKPKERMVLDKVVDINKNPQIYAYTFPFIFNKVFKKSLVKKMVKHHVVNTNDTKMCMEVNYILLLKAKTYKYLDYCLNREYIDESIWLIPSNVDKTFAYLENYAKINELKVSQELMYAYFYCLKILFSGFIHETYFFWRHFVSIKTIEELRIKRGKLAIDRHAKTIADLENSQKYQEFITTNVYASKDNIETKMLKTKYSQIIKDKILDNLE is encoded by the coding sequence ATGAGATTATCAATTATTTCATTAGTAGGTGATGATAGTAAACAAGTTGCATCATACTTAGAATCGTTAAAAAATCAAGAAAATCAAAACTTTGAAGTTGTTTTATGTATTAACAAAAAAACACAAGCAAAAGCAATCTATCAAGTTGTACAAGAATACTACCATTTCTTTGGAAGTAGATTAATTGTCATTTACAACACAAAAGAAAATTCATATCAATTTAACTTGGTTAGTGCATTTAGAGTTATCAAAGGTGATTTTGTCACAATTAAGAACTCTGAAGTTGTCTTAAAACGTACATTTGTAGATGATTTATTAACACAAGCAGTTAGATTTAATGTTGATGTTTTAGAATTTAAACCACGTTTAGTTGGTTCAATTCGTTTTAAACCAAAAGAAAGAATGGTGTTAGATAAAGTTGTTGATATTAACAAAAACCCACAAATTTATGCTTACACATTCCCATTTATCTTTAACAAAGTGTTTAAAAAATCACTTGTTAAGAAAATGGTGAAACATCATGTTGTAAATACTAATGACACAAAAATGTGTATGGAAGTAAATTACATCTTATTACTTAAAGCTAAAACTTATAAGTATTTAGATTATTGTTTAAATCGTGAATATATCGATGAATCTATCTGATTGATTCCAAGTAATGTTGATAAAACATTTGCTTACTTAGAAAACTATGCAAAAATTAATGAACTCAAAGTTAGTCAAGAGTTAATGTATGCATATTTCTATTGTCTCAAAATTCTCTTCTCTGGTTTCATACATGAAACATACTTCTTCTGAAGACATTTTGTTTCAATAAAAACAATTGAGGAATTAAGAATCAAACGTGGTAAGTTAGCGATTGATCGTCATGCTAAAACCATCGCAGATTTAGAAAACTCACAAAAATATCAAGAATTTATTACAACAAATGTTTATGCATCAAAAGATAACATTGAAACAAAAATGTTAAAAACAAAATACAGTCAAATTATCAAAGATAAAATTTTAGATAATCTTGAATAA
- a CDS encoding RDD family protein has translation MYKNAPFWKRFGTNLIDLAIVIGFCILIYIAGGSSQPASDKTQQGLDPKFFYTSISLSIVLINFYYLITPIFFHGRTIGMLIYKIKIIDTDTKDFKYYKLIMRNILGSIYVSVLLIIVMAVIDPSNDFVYAPDKDGVSKLVFKFQTIKESKDFTTHDQIVQLATGVVAALFSLWLAINTIGYAMNIIYSKKLSLVDLVSSTRIVNQEPQATIDVKEIHLLPFFDTTRKWKYFKDTTTIGE, from the coding sequence ATGTATAAAAACGCTCCTTTTTGAAAACGTTTTGGAACTAACTTAATTGATCTTGCTATTGTTATTGGATTTTGTATATTGATTTACATCGCTGGCGGATCTAGTCAGCCTGCATCAGACAAAACCCAACAAGGCTTAGATCCAAAATTCTTTTACACATCAATATCTTTAAGTATAGTTCTGATAAATTTCTATTATTTAATCACACCAATTTTCTTTCATGGACGAACTATTGGGATGTTGATTTATAAAATAAAAATAATTGATACAGATACAAAGGATTTCAAGTATTACAAATTAATTATGCGTAATATATTAGGTTCAATCTATGTGTCTGTATTATTAATTATTGTAATGGCTGTAATTGATCCATCAAATGATTTTGTTTATGCACCAGATAAAGATGGAGTCTCTAAGTTAGTCTTCAAATTTCAAACTATAAAAGAATCAAAAGATTTTACAACTCATGACCAAATTGTTCAATTAGCAACAGGTGTTGTTGCGGCATTATTTAGTTTATGACTTGCAATTAATACTATTGGTTATGCGATGAATATTATTTATTCTAAAAAACTCTCTCTTGTGGATTTGGTTTCATCCACAAGAATCGTTAATCAAGAACCACAAGCAACAATAGATGTTAAAGAAATTCATTTATTACCATTCTTTGACACCACTCGTAAATGAAAATACTTTAAAGATACAACTACTATAGGAGAATAA
- a CDS encoding ATP-dependent helicase, whose protein sequence is MELIKTDLLADLNETQREAVTHFDSHLRIVAGAGSGKTRVLTRKVAHLINDIGIPPKRILAMTFSNKATNDMKQRIVQYCSKSKKELNIFTFHSFCARVLRKHIRALGFRPDFTIIDDKDKEQVLSDIYTRLQISSHDISYKNMIEYISYAKTREIFTGHELAEERGETIDDIVPKVFQEYLNDVILKGALDFDDLISLTKLLFSTHPEIADEYREQFRYVLIDEFQDISRVQYEVFKVIIGPKTVATIVGDPDQTIYNWRGADVNLILDFDKDFENTKTVVLDTNYRSTNTILDAANELISHNKNRLDKKLKSANTNRENEPEIEYYHGFSPEAEARWVVQKINELKKQKTQLKDIAILYRTNYYSRPFEEALIEENINHKIFNGVKFFQRAEIKDTIAFLRTIAEQKDIAFERIINVPNRGIGEKTLQKLRDYAKSINKSLFRTLHENIKELPIPKSKIKEVIFPLMKTLIKYCKALRTNKIWLTLNMLLEEIGYYKHIENNENLRGSAVDNVRELINSIKTWEETKGNQNKTVIDYLNMVSLWTIQDDYDNVPNYVSMMAVHSAKGLEFENVFIVGLSEGIFPHDNVLLSSKSSKEKKKKFAKKGTYDTDIEDERRLVYVAVTRTKQKLFLSDSRGKLLGTSEEKRPSRFISEMGINLNDTIIGYNERVKRIGFDDENKEIHNTKIVVGDIISHTTFGEGEVVEVTSDEIVVKFIKDNETKTLNKNHSSFQVVVPQVVVTSQK, encoded by the coding sequence ATGGAATTAATCAAAACTGATCTTTTAGCAGATCTTAATGAGACACAGCGTGAAGCAGTTACACATTTTGATTCACACTTAAGAATTGTTGCTGGTGCTGGTTCAGGTAAAACGAGAGTTTTAACTAGAAAAGTAGCACACTTAATTAATGATATCGGTATTCCTCCTAAGAGAATTTTAGCCATGACCTTCTCTAACAAGGCTACAAACGATATGAAACAACGTATTGTGCAATATTGTTCAAAATCTAAAAAAGAGTTGAATATTTTTACATTCCACTCTTTTTGTGCTCGTGTGTTAAGAAAACACATTCGTGCATTAGGTTTTCGTCCAGATTTTACAATTATTGATGATAAAGATAAAGAACAAGTATTATCAGATATTTATACTCGTTTACAAATTTCAAGTCATGATATTAGTTACAAAAATATGATTGAATATATTTCATATGCTAAAACACGTGAAATTTTTACTGGACATGAATTAGCAGAAGAACGTGGTGAAACAATTGATGATATTGTTCCAAAAGTATTTCAAGAATACTTAAATGATGTTATTTTAAAGGGAGCATTAGATTTCGATGATTTAATCTCACTTACTAAGTTATTATTCAGTACACACCCAGAGATAGCAGATGAATATCGTGAACAATTTAGATATGTTTTAATTGATGAGTTTCAAGATATCTCAAGAGTACAATACGAAGTTTTCAAAGTTATTATTGGACCTAAAACAGTTGCGACAATTGTTGGAGATCCTGATCAAACAATTTATAACTGACGTGGTGCAGATGTTAATTTAATCCTTGATTTTGATAAAGATTTTGAAAACACCAAAACTGTTGTGCTTGATACTAATTATCGTTCTACAAATACGATTCTTGATGCCGCAAATGAATTGATTTCACACAACAAAAATCGTTTAGATAAAAAACTTAAATCCGCAAATACAAACCGTGAAAATGAACCTGAAATTGAATACTACCATGGATTTAGCCCAGAAGCTGAAGCTAGATGAGTAGTTCAAAAGATCAATGAACTTAAAAAACAAAAAACACAATTAAAAGACATTGCGATTTTATATAGAACCAATTACTACTCACGTCCATTTGAGGAAGCATTAATTGAAGAAAATATTAACCACAAAATCTTCAATGGTGTTAAATTCTTCCAACGCGCTGAAATTAAAGACACAATTGCTTTCTTAAGAACAATTGCCGAGCAAAAAGATATTGCATTTGAACGTATTATTAATGTTCCAAACCGTGGTATTGGTGAAAAAACATTACAAAAATTGCGTGACTATGCAAAAAGCATAAACAAATCATTGTTTAGAACATTACATGAAAACATCAAAGAACTTCCAATTCCTAAGTCAAAAATTAAAGAAGTGATATTCCCGTTAATGAAAACATTAATTAAATATTGCAAGGCACTTAGAACAAATAAGATTTGACTTACTTTAAATATGCTTCTTGAAGAAATTGGTTACTATAAACATATTGAAAATAACGAAAACTTACGTGGATCAGCAGTTGATAATGTTCGTGAGTTAATTAACTCAATTAAAACTTGAGAAGAAACTAAAGGAAACCAAAACAAAACAGTTATTGATTATTTAAACATGGTTTCATTATGAACTATTCAAGATGATTATGATAATGTTCCAAATTATGTTTCGATGATGGCAGTTCACTCTGCTAAAGGACTAGAATTCGAAAACGTCTTTATCGTAGGACTTTCTGAAGGTATTTTCCCACATGATAATGTTTTATTAAGCTCAAAAAGTTCAAAAGAAAAGAAAAAGAAATTTGCTAAAAAAGGTACATACGACACCGATATTGAAGATGAAAGAAGATTGGTTTATGTTGCTGTAACACGTACTAAACAAAAATTATTCCTTAGCGATTCTCGTGGTAAGTTACTTGGAACAAGTGAAGAAAAAAGACCATCTCGTTTTATCTCAGAAATGGGTATTAATCTTAATGACACAATCATTGGTTACAATGAACGTGTAAAACGCATTGGTTTTGATGATGAAAACAAAGAAATCCATAATACAAAGATTGTTGTGGGAGATATCATCTCACATACAACATTTGGGGAAGGTGAAGTTGTTGAAGTTACAAGCGATGAAATAGTTGTTAAATTTATCAAAGATAATGAAACTAAAACATTAAATAAAAACCACTCATCATTCCAAGTGGTTGTTCCGCAAGTTGTTGTAACTTCTCAAAAATAG
- a CDS encoding MHO_4530 family protein: MIIALIIFVIIALVLLTTVFIFAFYYFYYRSSSGIITFKIDNNNARVMRDNDRNRFLSTIFDTKKVNFDKYHFIPLDTFLNIIQPKQRKLLENHLSENLERKYSMKINANPDFYKNLGWIEKIIVQFDKWFSFITTYHLKIVPTGVVGEYTCFIKWQRQKDKHRFNFEIAPLQVNETTNQDKIYKENLVVGFALKPYYFDKKIDNEILDDIIKTFNFTTKSVRIYREDGIIYMISKLSRRNSLKRATELVNGFNRNMATDKMFLSATAFQMDKVNSTFSKSILINLLQYSLFNIINDPTQYSKFTGFNLKTIETPEYKIFVNNLNRYINENNNIALYPDDTRYLKMLKFSFFRKYATNQKIAYAVANINLEKESNNSDETKKWIEFFNKIPFLNYKNEHSWYKYISNASRISQQNKQQKTTILVKVSQETFLNKELNLTDKTPVCLIYAYNNMFNSYELKQKISKCFSQKIPTALYINKVDKSIINILNDSKINVLVIGKNISENLHQNKNYLDCVGIVNLAKNNKIKVVYEDVREDLDPLIVQKTKLDVYYKTNDNDK; the protein is encoded by the coding sequence ATGATCATAGCTCTAATTATTTTTGTAATAATAGCATTAGTGTTATTGACAACTGTCTTTATATTTGCTTTTTATTACTTTTATTATCGTTCATCATCAGGCATTATCACATTTAAAATTGATAATAATAATGCGCGTGTAATGCGTGATAATGACCGAAATCGTTTTTTATCAACTATCTTTGATACTAAAAAAGTTAATTTTGATAAATATCATTTCATCCCATTAGATACATTTTTAAACATCATCCAACCAAAACAACGTAAGTTGCTTGAAAATCACTTAAGCGAAAACTTAGAACGTAAATATTCAATGAAAATCAATGCTAATCCTGATTTTTATAAGAACCTAGGTTGAATTGAAAAAATTATTGTTCAATTTGATAAGTGATTTTCATTTATAACTACATATCATTTAAAAATAGTACCAACAGGTGTTGTTGGTGAATATACATGTTTTATTAAATGACAAAGACAAAAGGATAAGCATCGCTTTAATTTTGAAATTGCACCACTTCAAGTCAATGAAACTACAAACCAAGATAAGATATACAAAGAAAATTTAGTAGTTGGATTTGCATTAAAACCTTATTACTTTGATAAAAAAATTGATAATGAAATTTTAGATGACATAATAAAAACATTTAACTTTACTACTAAATCGGTGCGGATTTATCGTGAAGACGGAATTATCTATATGATTTCAAAATTAAGTCGTAGAAATTCATTAAAACGAGCAACTGAGTTGGTTAATGGTTTTAATCGTAATATGGCTACAGATAAGATGTTTTTATCTGCGACTGCATTTCAAATGGATAAAGTTAATTCAACTTTTTCAAAATCAATTTTAATTAACTTATTACAATATTCTTTATTTAATATCATTAATGATCCAACACAATATAGTAAATTTACTGGTTTTAATCTTAAAACAATTGAAACACCTGAATATAAAATATTTGTTAATAACTTGAATCGTTATATTAATGAAAACAATAATATTGCATTGTATCCAGATGATACACGATACCTAAAAATGCTTAAATTTAGTTTCTTTAGAAAATATGCAACAAATCAAAAGATTGCATACGCAGTTGCAAATATTAATTTAGAAAAAGAAAGCAACAATAGTGATGAAACTAAAAAATGAATTGAATTCTTTAATAAGATTCCATTCTTAAATTATAAAAATGAACATAGTTGATATAAATATATCTCTAATGCTTCAAGAATATCACAACAAAATAAACAACAAAAAACCACAATTCTTGTCAAAGTTTCTCAAGAAACCTTCTTGAATAAAGAGTTAAATCTTACAGATAAAACGCCAGTATGTTTAATTTATGCATATAATAATATGTTTAATTCATACGAGTTAAAACAAAAGATCAGTAAGTGTTTCTCACAAAAAATTCCAACAGCGTTATATATTAATAAGGTTGATAAATCAATTATTAACATCTTGAATGATTCTAAAATTAATGTGCTTGTGATTGGAAAAAATATTTCAGAGAACTTACATCAAAACAAGAATTACTTAGATTGTGTTGGAATTGTCAACCTAGCAAAGAACAATAAAATCAAAGTTGTTTATGAAGATGTTCGTGAAGATTTAGATCCATTAATTGTGCAAAAAACTAAACTAGATGTTTATTATAAAACTAATGATAATGACAAATAA